The stretch of DNA TTAATGTACTAAAGTATGGTGTGTTTTTAATTTAATATCTGCTAATAAGATCGCACAGAGAAAACTAAGGCATTCGCAAAAAAGGACTTGGCGAACGTCAAGTTTCTCTAAGCAAATGGCACAAAAGGGGTGACAAGCATGTTCACTTATACGGTTCGTCGTATTTTATCATTAATACCCGTTTTATTTGGAATGACAATAATTGTTTTTGCAATCATTCATGCAATTCCTGGTAACCCTGCTCAGGTCATTCTTGGTCAAAGGGCAACACAAGAGTCAATCGCACTGGTAACGAAGGAATTAGGTTTGGATAGGCCATGGTACATACAATATTTTGATTATATTAATAAACTTTTACATGGAGATTTGGGCACTTCATTAAGGACAAGGGGGCCAATAAACGAAGAAATATGGCCATTCTTGGCAGCGACATTTGAGCTGACACTTGTTGCAATGATTATTGCTATCGTTATTGGCGTAAATGCTGGAATCATTAGTGCATGGTTTTCAAAATCATGGTTTGATTATTTTGCCATGCTCCTTGCACTTATTGGGGTATCAATGCCGATATTCTGGCTTGGTTTAATGATGCAATGGGGATTTGCCAATGAATTAGGATTATTTCCAACAACAGGAAGGGAGAATGTCAGAGACCCAGTAACTGCCATTACAAATCTCTATTTAATCGATACATTAATTCAAGGAAGGTTTGACCAGTTTGCTACAGTTGTTAAGCATTTAGTCTTACCGAGCTTTGCTCTTGCCACGATACCGATGGCCATTATTGCAAGAATGACACGTGCCACGATGTTGGAGGTTATGAAATCAGACTACATTCGTACTGCTAGAGCAAAAGGATTAAGAATGTTCTGGGTCGTGTATAAGCATTCTTTAAAAAATGCAGTCATTCCAGTTCTTACAGTTATCGGTTTGCAAACTGGATTATTGTTAGGCGGAGCGATATTAACTGAAACGATCTTTGGCTGGCCGGGAATTGGCCGATATTTATACGATGCTATTTTGTACCGTGATTATCCAGTGATTCAGTCAGGAATATTAATCATTGCAGCGATCTTTGTTTTGATAAACTTGATCGTTGATCTGTTATACGTCTTTGTCGACCCGAGAATTAAGTATACAAAATAGGAGGGATTATTAGTGGCTGAACTCGCAAAAAACACGGAAAATATTCCGTCGATATCCACAGAAGAGAAGCTAACTCCTCCTTGGAAGGAAGCTTGGCTGTCGTTTTCTAAAAATCGAATGGCTTTAGTAGGTTTAGGTATTGTCATCTTCTTTATCATATTAGCAATAATCGCTCCTTATATAGCTCCGTATAGTTTTAAAGAACAGGTTTTAGCAGAGAGAATGCAGGCTCCTTCGAGCAAGCATTGGTTCGGTACGGATGACTTTGGTCGAGATATCTTTTCGCGTGTTATATATGGAGCAAGGATTTCATTATGGGTAGGATTTTTTTCTGTGTTAGGATCGGTCGTTTTTGGGACGATTTTAGGAATTGTAGCTGGATACTATGGTCGTTGGGTCGATGCAGTTATCTCGCGAATCTTTGATATCCTGCTAGCATTTCCAAGCATTCTTTTGGCTATTGCAATCGTTGCTATTTTAGGACCATCATTACAAAATGCTTTGATTGCCATTGCAATTATAAACGTCCCGAACTTTGGAAGGCTCGTACGGTCAAAGGTGCTGAGTATTAAACAAGAAGAATACATTATGGCAGCACGTGCAGTAGGAATGAAAGATACTCGAATTCTATTCCGGCATATTTTGCCTAATAGTATTTCACCTGTAATCGTTCAAGCCACACTTGCGATTGCTACTGCAATTATTGAAGCTGCTGCATTAGGATTCCTTGGAATGGGAGCTCAAGCTCCAACACCAGAGTGGGGGAAAATGCTTGCAGATTCTAGAAATTATATCACTCAGGCTCCATGGACTCTCATTTTTCCAGGGTTAGCAATCATGCTAACAGTTTTAGGCTTTAACCTAATGGGAGATGGGCTTAGAGATGCCCTCGATCCGAAAATGAAGCAATAAGATAGAGACTCCAATGGGGAGTCTCTATCATTTTAAAAATAAAGAATGCGAGGGGAATCAGAGATTAATATGGAAAACAAAAATCAAAATGAAAAAACAACAGGCTTTGAAAAGGAAATTCAAACTGATTTTCGTAAAGACATGTCCTATGGAGATTATCTTCATCTTGATAAAATCTTATCTAGCCAGCATAGATTATCCGAACATCATGATGAAATGCTATTTATCATCATCCATCAAGCTAGCGAGCTTTGGATGAAATTAATCATTCATGAGCTTTCTGCAGCCACTGAATGTATTCTAAAAAATAATCTAGATTCTTCTTTTAAAATGCTCTCACGTGTTTCACGAATTCAGCAGCAGTTAATTCAATCATGGAGCGTTTTGTCTACATTAACCCCAGCTGATTATTTACAATTTCGCGGGAAATTAGGTCATTCGTCAGGCTTTCAGTCCTATCAAAATCGATTAATAGAATTTGCACTTGGACATAAAAATCCCAATACTCTATTAGTTTATCAACATGATAAGGTCCTATATGATACATTGGATAACGCCCTTAATGAACCAAGTATTTATGATGCTGCCATTCAAGCTTTAGCAACTAGAGGCTTGCCTGTTGATCAAAAGGTATTAAATAGAAATTGGTCATTGCCATATGAGTCAAATATGAGTGTAGAGGAAGGTTGGCTGACAGTTTATCGAAATGTAAATAAATATTGGGATCTTTACGAATTAGCAGAGAAGCTAGTCGATATAGGAAGCCAGCAGCAATTGTGGCGATACAATCATATGAGCACAGTTGAAAGAATTATTGGTAATAAGAAGGGGACTGGGGGATCATCAGGTGTAAATTATTTAAAAAAGGTGCTTGATCATCAGTTCTTTCCTGAGTTATGGAGCCTAAGAACAAAGCTTTAAATGTGGAGGAGATTTGCATGAATAAGTGGATTGATATATCTCAAAGATTAGATAATAAAATCCCTGTTTGGCCAGGTGATACTCCTTTTTCATATAAGATTAGCTGGAGCATGGAGGACAGTGGATCAGTTAATGTGGGTCAAATAACGATGAGCACCCATACTGGAACGCATATTGACGCACCATTCCATTTCGATAACGATGGGAAGAGAGTCATTGATTTAGATGTAAATGTATACATCGGTCCTGCCCGTGTTATTCATCTCCACGATACAAAGAGTATTTGTGTAAATGAATTAAAAGAGCATAATCTTTCAGGAGTTACTCGATTATTAATCAATACAGGTGCATGGACGAATCGTTCAGAGTTTCCGAAAAACATTCCTCATTTTGAGCCTGAAGCTGCTAGTTATTTAGCTGAAATAGGTGTAAGACTTATCGGTCTTGACCTGCCATCTGTTGATCCTTTAGATAGTAAGGAATTACCTGCTCATCATGAGCTTACTAGACATGGACTGCATATTTTGGAAGGCCTTGTATTGGATGATATTGACGAGGGAGATTATGAGCTTGCTGCTTTGCCATTGCCTCTTGTTGAAGGAGATGGAAGTCCGGTACGAGCAGTATTGAAAAAAATAGACTAATATAAAGGATATTCACCTAATGGAATCGAAGAATTTATTAAAGTGATTTTTTGAAAGGTGGAATTAGGGGTAATGAATGTAACGGATTTAGGTTTTTCTGTGTCATTAATTGACGCATATGATTTAGAAAAAGAGAAGAGAACTGGCTCATATGTTCTTCATGAAGAGGAACTAACTATTATTGAAACAAGTGCAAGTCCCTCCATTCCATTTATTTTAAAGGGATTAAAGGAACTGGGCGTTGACCCTTTACAAATTAAGAATATTATCGTAACTCATATTCATTTAGACCATGCTGGAGGGGTAGGATTATTTCTTAGAAGCTGTCCTAATGCAAAAGTTATTGTTCATCCACGAGGCGAGCGTCATCTAGCAGATCCTTCAAAGCTAATCCAAGGGGCAAAAGCAGTATATGGAGATAAATTTGATTCGCTTTTTGATCCAATTTTACCAGTACCAGAAGATCGACTTATCATTATGCAGGATGGAGATACACTGCAAATTGGGGAAAATCGCATTCTAACATTTATAGATACTCCAGGGCATGCCAAGCACCACTTTTCTATCTATGATTCATTTAGTAAAGGAGTATTTACAGGAGATACAATTGGCGTCCTCTATCCACAGCTTTTTGAAAAAGGTGTAGAATTAATACTTCCTTCAACCTCTCCAAATCAGTTTGATCCTGACGCCATGCTTGAATCAATGGAAAAAATCGCATCATTTGATATTGAACGAATATATTTTGGTCATTATGGGATGACATCAAATCCTCAGCATGTTTATGAACAATTAAAGTTTTGGCTCCCTAAATTTATGGCTGCGGGGGAAAAAGTTTGGTGCGAAAATCCAAATGCATCGTTTGAAGAAAAAAATGATTCTTTATTCAATCTTTTATTTGAGGAAATAATGAGTTACCTAACAGAAAAGAATATTTCTTTAGATGGAGATATATCGGACATTATTCAACTGGATTTAACGGTTGGATCAATGGGAATCATCGATTATTTGCTAAAGAAAAATCAATAAAATGAAAAAAAGTTTGTACTGGGTCTTCCTTTTATGAGGGAAGTCCTTTTTTTAAAACTTATTCATAAAATAATATTATAATAATATTAGAGTAAAATTAGAATGGAGGTATGATGTGGATATTCAAAAATTAATTAATCAAATCAATAATCGTACACCAACCATTCTTGGAAGTAAGAATTTCTCTAAATATGCGGTTTTGCTGCCCTTGGTTCAAGTTAAAGGTGAATATCATATTCTATTTGAAGTGAGATCTCTGCAATTAAGAAGGCAGCCTGGTGAGGTGTGTTTCCCAGGTGGAAGGGTGGATCATTCTGATGAGGATGAGCGGTATACTGCCGTGAGGGAAACATCAGAAGAGCTAGGGATAACAGAGAATAGCATTCATCATATTTCACAATTAGACTATATGATTTCTCCTTTTGGTACAATCATCTATCCATTCGTTGGCTTTATCAAGAATTATGAAGACATTCAAGTAAATCCAAGTGAAGTGGAGGAGATCTTCACAGTACCGCTCTCTTTTCTTTTACAATCCAAGCCTGAAATTTTTCAAGTTCGCTACAAGATCGAGCCAGAAAGGGATTTCCCATTTCATCATATTGCTGGCGGGGAAAAATATAACTGGCAATTGAGGAATATGGAAGAGTGTTTTTATTATTTTGAAGATAAGGTCATCTGGGGACTTACGGCAAAAATACTTAAGCATTTTATGGAAATGATAGAGGAAAGCGGAGAAGATTTGCCTTAAAATCTTCTCCGCTTTTTGCTAATACTTATAATTAAATTTCTTTAAGATTGCTTTCTTTCGGGATGTTCTAAATTTAAGCTATTGAGTTTTTTAAAGATTATCTCATAATTACTAATATCTCCGCTTTTTTCAAATACCCATAGAGCTCGTTTGTAAAGATCTAGAATTTCAAATGAATATGTTTGTTCAATTGCATAAAGAATTTCTGCTTTTTGATATAATAAATAGCCTAAAAGATAATAGGTTTCTACCTCCATACACATTTTTATTCCTTTTTTACAAAGGTTAAGTGCATGACTATGCTTATTTAAAATAAATGAGGCTCTTGATGAATTATAGAATAGTTTAATAAATATGGCTTGATCCTTTATGTAAGGTATCTTTTCCGCATAAATTAATATTTTTCCATAAAGGTTTTCTGCTAACTCCCATTTTTCAAGCTCACCAAAAAAAATAGCTTTACTAATTAATATATCCAACTCTCGTAATGAATAATTTTTTTCACACGTTTCTGAGAGCAGTAATGCCTCATTGATCAGTTTCAGTGCTTTTTCCTTGTTATTTTCGATGTAATTGACACATATGGATTCTCTCCACAAAAGGAATTGTTTAAGATGAGGACGTTTTTCGAAACTGGGATTATTCTTTTCTTTTTTAACTAATTGGTAGGCTTCTTCATATTGCTTTGCGCGGATCAATGCTGTCATTTGAGCACAAGCGTCATTAATATAGCTCATTCTTGGCAGCTCAGCATCAGAAAAGAAATATTCAATGGATACCCCTAGTCGTTGGCTTAATTGATAGAGTAATTGAGCAGAGAGATGAATCTCTTCATTTTTTTCTATTTTACTAATCAAGCCTTGGGTACAAATGCCATTTGCGAGTTCCTCCTGAGTCATATGCCAATACTTTCGCAAGTCTCGTATTTTCTTTCCAATCTCATAATCCATAATATTTCCTCCAAATTATGAAAAATATAAAATAGATAAACAAAGAATTAAGCCCAATAGATCCATTAATGAAACTAATAATCATACTTATTTCAATTCTGATATCATCTAAGGAAGGGATGGAAGGAAATGGGAAAACTATGTCGTTATATTATTTAGTTTTGGTTTAATGGGATATACATACAAAGGGAGATGTTAGAAACTCATGAGGTAGGACCTGTCCATAGAATGTCAGAAGCATGACAAAGAATATTCTGATTAAATTATCTCATGACAATGATTGTGAAGTAAATGGACTATATTTTGAACTTTTACAATAGCCGATTCTCTTAGTATATTAGGAGTCGGCTTTCTATTGTTTCTGCAGCAGCTAAAGTATAATAAAATAAAAAAACAGGATGTGTGGATATTGAGTAAAAGGATTGGTTTTATTGGAGCAGGAAAAATGGCGCAGGCCATTATTGGCGGCATTCTTAAATCAAATAATGTTGCTCCTGAGCAGTTGATGGCAAGCGCTGTTTCAAAAGAAACTGTAGATCATGTGAAAAAGAGGTTTGCTATTCAAGTAACAACAGAAAATAAACAAGTGGCAGAGCAAGCTGATATTCTATTTTTAGCTATTAAGCCAGATCTCCACTTTCACATAATTGAAGAAATAAAGGATTGGGTTAAACCTAATGCGATCATTATCACAATCGCTGCGGGAATTAGTTTGCAATTTCTTGAAGAGTCATTTGCTCGAAAAATAAAGGCCGTACGATCTATGCCTAATACTCCATCACTAATTGGTGAGGGGATGAGCGCGATTAGTGCAAATGATGCCGTAACAGAGGATGAGCTGGGTAAAATTGTACAGATTTTTTCGTGCTTTGGGAAGGTGGAAGTATTGAATGAAAAATTAATGGATGCAATTCCTGCAATTAGTGGCTCATCTCCTGCTTACGTTTATATGTTTATCGAGGCTTTAGCTGATGGGGGAGTTAAGAATGGACTTACAAGAAAACAGGCCTATACATTGGCTGCTCAAGCTGTTTTAGGGGCAGCGAAGATGGTTCTAGATACAGGAAAACATCCAGGAGAATTAAAGGACGAAGTATGTACACCTGGAGGGGCAACCATTGAAGCAGTAGCTGAGCTTGAGAAAACAGGGTTTCGCGCAGCTGTACTATCAGCAATGGAAAGTTGTTATCAGAAGACAAAATCACTTTCTTAAAAGATCAGAATTAACTTTAAAATTAGAAAAACTTGGCATTCGCCAAGTTTTTCTAATTTTAGGGATTGGATCGCCATCGATTGAAAGCTTTACGCTATCTGAAAATGAGACGGTGCAGCTCATTTTAGTTCTTAAGTAAAGTTTGATTAAGACCTGAGTATAGGTCTTTCATTTGGACAGTAACAATTTTAGCGCCAATCTGGACATGTACCATATTGTCAAAAACAGCTGTTACAAGGCCATTTAAGGATACATTTGAACCAATGTTTAAATCTCTTTTTTCATTTTTGTCCTTTTTGCTATCTGCCATCATTACACCATCCTATTCATGTAAAATTTTTTATTATTATAAAAAGAATATACCTTTTAATTGTAAAATAAACCCCGAAAATAAAAAAGTATTAAGTATGATAATAAATCGACAATATTCTGCATTAATCTGTCCGCAGGATTAGTTAAGAAAATGAAGGATTATCGAAAGAGGAAGTACATATTGAAGCATTAGGAACTTATTTTCTAGCCTAAGTCTTATGATCGGTATTGCAGCAATTGTCGCAATTACCCGGATGGTAGTAGGATTAGATGGAAAAGGGGTTATTTTTTTATAGAACAAATTTAAAAGATCAGCATAAAACATATAAACAAAGTGAAAGGAGGAAATTCCTTATAATTCCTACTTGACTAATAGGAATACAAGATATATATTTTTAACAATGAAATATTTTATGTTTAGGGAGGGATTTATTTATGACAACGTGGCTGGTTATACTAAATGTTGCTATTTTGTTAGTATTTATTATCGGTCTTATTTATATGCAAAAAAAACATATTTCATTTTCAAAGCGTGTATTTACCGCGTTAGGGCTTGGAATTGTTTTTGGCTTTGCTTTGCAGTTCATTTATGGACCAACAGATGAAGTCGTTGTAAAATCATCGGATTGGATTAATTTAGTTGGTGGAGGCTATGTTAAGTTCTTACAAATGATCGTCATGCCTCTAGTATTTATATCTATTTTATCTGCATTTACAAAATTAAAATTAAGCAATAATATTGGAAAAATTAGTACACTTATTATTGGATTGCTTATAGGTACAACTGCTATTGCAGCAGCAGTAGGAATAGCATCGGCCGTTGGGTTTAATTTAGAATCCATTCAAATTACACAAGGTGATGCTGAACTGGCTCGAGGAGATATGCTTGAGCAAAAAAATCTAGAGGTGGAGGGAAAAACCTTACCACAGCAAATGCTTGAATTGCTGCCATCCAATCCTTTTCTAGATTTAACAGGTGCAAGACCTACATCAACCATTTCAGTTGTCATCTTTTCGGCATTTTTAGGAATGGCTTACCTTGGGGTTAGAAGGAAATCGCCGGAACAAGCTGATCTATTTGCAAAAATTGTAGATGCCTTCTACACCATTATCATGAGAGTTGTTACAATCATTTTACGTTTGACGCCATACGGTGTTCTGGCTATTATGACCAGGACAGTTGCTACGAGTGATATTGACGCAATTTTGAAGCTCGGAAAATTTGTTCTTGCCTCATATGCTGCATTAATTGTTATGTTCTTAATTCATTTACTATTATTAACCATAGCAGGACTAAATCCGGTGACATATGTGAAAAAAGTATTTCCAGTACTGACATTTGCCTTTACATCTCGTACTAGTGCAGGTGCTCTTCCATTGAATATCAAGACACAGAAATCACTTGGTGTACCAGAAGGAATTGCAAACTTTGCAGGCTCATTTGGTCTTTCCATCGGGCAAAATGGTTGTGCAGGTATCTATCCTGCAATGCTTGCAGTTATGATTGCACCGACCGTTGGAATTGATCCATTATCTCCGTCATTTATTGCAACTGTCATTGCCGTTGTAGCGATTAGTTCCTTCGGTGTTGCGGGTGTAGGCGGTGGTGCGACATTTGCTGCCATATTAGTATTATCCGCTTTGAACTTGCCAGTCGCATTAGCAGGCTTGCTAATCTCCATTGAGCCTCTAATAGATATGGGACGTACTGCACTTAACGTAAGTGGTTCAATGACTTCAGGTATATTAACAAGCAGAATAACTGGTGAAATCGATTCAAATATCTATAATGATATGAAGGAAAAAATTGAAGCGGAAGCATAATAAAAAGACAAAAACCGACGAGTGCCAGGCACCTGTCGGTTTTTGTTTTTTGTAAAAGAATTAATGAGGCAAAAAGGCTAATTGATAAAAGAATAAAACAGCAAATAAATAAACTAAAGGATGGACTTCCCGCCATTTTCCCTTTACGACTTTCAAAAGTGGGTATGAGATGAAACCAAGTGCAATTCCTGTTGCAATACTTGATGTTAACGGCATACTTAAAATAATTAGGAATGCTGGGAATGCTTCATCGATCTCTCCCCATTTAATATTGGAAATACTCCCCATCATCAAGCTTCCTACTATGATAAGTGCAGGTGCAGTAATAGCAGAAATTCCAGAAACCGCACTAACCAATGGTCCGAAGAATGCAGATACAATAAATAGTCCAGCAACAGTTAATGATGTTAATCCTGTTCTGCCACCTGCTGCGACACCAGCAGATGATTCAATGAAAGCAGATGTAGGACTTGTTCCAAACATTGCACCGACAGTAGTAGCAATTGAATCAGAAAGCAATGCTTCTTTTGCTCTAGGCATTGTATTGCCTTTCATTAATCCTGCCTGCTGAGCTACCCCAATCATGGTTCCGGTCGTATCAAAAATTGTCACAAGCAAGAATGAAAAGACAACGGCATATAAACTATGGTGAATGACATCTCCAATTGCATCAATTGGATTAAGTACGATTAATCCATCTGGAAGAGATGGTAAAGACATAAAGCCTTGATCAAAAGAAAGCTGTCCTGTAAAGAACGCTATTAATCCTGTAATGATCATTCCAAAAAATAAGGCACCATTAATATTCAATGTCATTAGAATTAACGTAACTGCAAGGCCTACTAGTGCGAGAATGGCTGAAGGTGAATGGAGATCACCTAATGCAACAAGATTAGTAGGGTGACTTGTAATAATGCCTGACAGGCGAAGTCCGATAAAAGCTATAAATAAGCCAATACCTGCTGTGATCCCATGTTTTAAATTTTCAGGGATTGCTTCAATCAATTTTTTTCGAAATGGTGTTAAGGATAAAATAATAAAAATTAATCCTGCGATAAAAACGGCGGCAAAAGCAGTTTGATAGCTAATATTGCCATGAGTTCCTACTACGGAGTAGGCGAAATATGCATTTAAGCCCATACCAGGCGCGATGGCAATCGGATAATTAGCGAAGAGTGCCATCCAGAGTGTTCCAATAACCGAAGCGATAATCGTCGCTGTAAAGACCTGCTCAAACGGTACACCCGCATCAGATAAAATAACAGGGTTTACAACAACAATATAAACCATAGTTAAAAAGGTTGTAATCCCAGCAAGAACCTCAGTCTTAGCATTTGTATTGTTTTCCTTCAATTTAAACATTTATAAGTCCTCCGAATACGAACATTAAATTTCACATCCTATATAATATTCGTTTATAGGATAAAAAACAAGAGTTTATTCCTTATTATCTATTATACATGAGGAAATCATACTCCTAAGAGCGAAAGAAGATACCAAAAGGATAAAAAGCAAAGAAAAAGCTAAGAGCAGCATTAGTTACAGCTCTTAGCCCATCAATTTATATTTTTGCTTAATCCTTTGAATGATTGTACAGAAATGGTTTCGATAATATTAATCCAATAATATATATTATTAAGGCAAAATAAGCCGGGAGAAGATGTATGAATGTTGTGTAGCCAATAATAAAGTGTGTGAAAATACCAGCTGAGAAGGCAGGAATGCCTCCAATTAGGAAAGTCTTCCATACCCAATTTGCGCCTTGCTGAAATCCCCATAAGGCGGTCATAAGGACAAGTAAACCTACGCTGAGCAATGCGCTGCCAAAACCAGCTCGATCATGTGCAATAACAGGAATAAGATTGCTATTTATATTATTAATTACCTTAGGAGGAATACATATATATCCGATATCTGTTGATACAAAAATACTCGTCGTACCAATGGTTGAAATAACAATTCCTCCTATGACAAATGAAAATCCAAGGATAACAAAGCAAAGCTGCCCCCAAATGACCTTTTTCCATGCGAACGTATTCCTTCGATTTTTTGAAAGAGGGGAGTGAATGGCCGTTTTTGTTTGGAATACTCCCCATAGAAAAAAGGGAAGAAGGACAATCCAAAATATCCCATGCAGCCAATCAAAGTAACCATATCCAATAAAAAGTAGAATTCCTAAAAATCCAGTAATAGCAGCGATATTAATTGCTTTTCTTGCCCAATGCATACCGAATCTGACCCCATTTTTTGCTAGCTGCATATAAATAATAGCTCCAGAAATCATGGTGCCAGCAAGGGTCATTCTGTCATGTGACATAAATTTTAGCAAATTCGGATTTAAAGCAAATAATTCTTCCTTTTTTATTAATAAAAATGCTTCATCATACGGAAGAATGATTCTTGTCATGCTGAAAGCTAATGCCAGCAAACCTCCGCATAAAATAATGAATCCAAATAGCCAATACCATTTCCAGCCTTGCAGTTCAATCAAGTCATCTTCTTTTGACAAAGAATCTAACAACGCCTCGTTAATTCTTTTCGGGAGACCAGGTCCTGACGAAACATAGCCATCGGTTAGCATGACAAGGTCTGCACCGTTTTCAAATAATTTTAAAGCATCTTCTGGTTCATAAACCCCACCCGAAACAATCTTGGGTACTTTCCCAAGTCCAAATTCATTAAGCTGAATTAAGGAATCAACTAATTCAGCTGTAGAATGACTATTTGCTTCATCAATCAATATTCCTTTTATTGCTTCGGTATAAAAAAATGGTCGGTATTCACGTAGCATCTCTTGCATAATATGATGAGAAATGGCAAGTACTATCGGTTTTTCACAATCTGTTGCTAATTGCTCAATCAAATCAATGTTATCCTTAAACTGACCCCATTCAACAATAAATACATCAGCAAAGGGCTGAAGATGCTTGGTAAGCTTTAAGATATCTTCAGGATCATTTTGCTCTATATTTAAACGGATAAAAATAGGAGTACGAGCCTTATGCTTTTTAAGCATGATAAGTGTTTTTTCAATTCCAATTGACTCGAGCGGATTTGGGAAGTCAATTGCTTGAGTTCTTTTATTAAATGTCGCTTTTTCTGAAGAGGCATTCTTAAATAAGGATACCGGGCCCACTTCAATAAACCCAAATCCAAGATAAGAAAAAGCTGTTGTTCCAGATAAATTAGGATCTATTTTTCCACTTAAACCAACTGGACTCGAAAAGGAACTGCTAAATAAGCTTTTTTTTAATTTTGTAGAGGGCTCCATATGGCCTAAAAATTCAATCAATTGTTTTCCGCCCGGTATGATTACAATGGAATTCATTCCCCGGTGAATGAATTCTCTGCCAAAGGCACCTGGAAGAATTGAAAGCCAAGGCTTAAATAAGGGGTGGTAGGACCAATCAGGCAAAATGATAACCTCCCACAATGATTATTTACCTCTATTTTATTAGTAAAATTGTGCCTTCGCCAAGTCCTTTTTGGGGAATGACTTAGTTTTACTTATGCGATATTATAAGCAAAATAATATCATACCTATTTATTCACTTTAGGCGATAACAAACTTAAACTTTCCGATTAGTCAAGAAAGAGAAATGAATAGAAGAGGAAAAAATCTAAAAAAGGGTTTTAAGAAGGTGACAGCAGTCCACCTTCTTAAAACCCTTTAAAATTTTATTAAAAAAATGCATTTAACAGTAAATAAATTAATCCTGCAATTGTTGCAGATATTGGTAATGTAATGACCCATGTTATAAGCATTCTTTGAGCGGTACCCCATTTTACACCTTTCAGACGATGAGCTGAACCGACACCTAAAATAGAAGAAGAAATGACATGTGTAGTACTAACTGGTAAATGAATAAATGTAGCACCGAAAATAATCATTGCTCCACTTAAATCAGCAGCCACTCCATTTATAGGTCGAATTTTCATAATTTTTCCGCCAACGGTTTTAATAATTTTCCAACCACCGACAGATGTACCAAGTCCCATTGCGAGTGCGCAGGAGAATTGTACCCAGAGCGGGATATCTGTACTTGTTGCATAACCGTTTGCGATTAAGGCCATTGTGATGATTCCCATTGCTT from Cytobacillus dafuensis encodes:
- a CDS encoding helix-turn-helix domain-containing protein, with protein sequence MDYEIGKKIRDLRKYWHMTQEELANGICTQGLISKIEKNEEIHLSAQLLYQLSQRLGVSIEYFFSDAELPRMSYINDACAQMTALIRAKQYEEAYQLVKKEKNNPSFEKRPHLKQFLLWRESICVNYIENNKEKALKLINEALLLSETCEKNYSLRELDILISKAIFFGELEKWELAENLYGKILIYAEKIPYIKDQAIFIKLFYNSSRASFILNKHSHALNLCKKGIKMCMEVETYYLLGYLLYQKAEILYAIEQTYSFEILDLYKRALWVFEKSGDISNYEIIFKKLNSLNLEHPERKQS
- a CDS encoding MBL fold metallo-hydrolase; translation: MNVTDLGFSVSLIDAYDLEKEKRTGSYVLHEEELTIIETSASPSIPFILKGLKELGVDPLQIKNIIVTHIHLDHAGGVGLFLRSCPNAKVIVHPRGERHLADPSKLIQGAKAVYGDKFDSLFDPILPVPEDRLIIMQDGDTLQIGENRILTFIDTPGHAKHHFSIYDSFSKGVFTGDTIGVLYPQLFEKGVELILPSTSPNQFDPDAMLESMEKIASFDIERIYFGHYGMTSNPQHVYEQLKFWLPKFMAAGEKVWCENPNASFEEKNDSLFNLLFEEIMSYLTEKNISLDGDISDIIQLDLTVGSMGIIDYLLKKNQ
- the kynB gene encoding arylformamidase; this encodes MNKWIDISQRLDNKIPVWPGDTPFSYKISWSMEDSGSVNVGQITMSTHTGTHIDAPFHFDNDGKRVIDLDVNVYIGPARVIHLHDTKSICVNELKEHNLSGVTRLLINTGAWTNRSEFPKNIPHFEPEAASYLAEIGVRLIGLDLPSVDPLDSKELPAHHELTRHGLHILEGLVLDDIDEGDYELAALPLPLVEGDGSPVRAVLKKID
- a CDS encoding ABC transporter permease, with protein sequence MFTYTVRRILSLIPVLFGMTIIVFAIIHAIPGNPAQVILGQRATQESIALVTKELGLDRPWYIQYFDYINKLLHGDLGTSLRTRGPINEEIWPFLAATFELTLVAMIIAIVIGVNAGIISAWFSKSWFDYFAMLLALIGVSMPIFWLGLMMQWGFANELGLFPTTGRENVRDPVTAITNLYLIDTLIQGRFDQFATVVKHLVLPSFALATIPMAIIARMTRATMLEVMKSDYIRTARAKGLRMFWVVYKHSLKNAVIPVLTVIGLQTGLLLGGAILTETIFGWPGIGRYLYDAILYRDYPVIQSGILIIAAIFVLINLIVDLLYVFVDPRIKYTK
- the kynA gene encoding tryptophan 2,3-dioxygenase, producing the protein MENKNQNEKTTGFEKEIQTDFRKDMSYGDYLHLDKILSSQHRLSEHHDEMLFIIIHQASELWMKLIIHELSAATECILKNNLDSSFKMLSRVSRIQQQLIQSWSVLSTLTPADYLQFRGKLGHSSGFQSYQNRLIEFALGHKNPNTLLVYQHDKVLYDTLDNALNEPSIYDAAIQALATRGLPVDQKVLNRNWSLPYESNMSVEEGWLTVYRNVNKYWDLYELAEKLVDIGSQQQLWRYNHMSTVERIIGNKKGTGGSSGVNYLKKVLDHQFFPELWSLRTKL
- the nikC gene encoding nickel transporter permease, producing the protein MAELAKNTENIPSISTEEKLTPPWKEAWLSFSKNRMALVGLGIVIFFIILAIIAPYIAPYSFKEQVLAERMQAPSSKHWFGTDDFGRDIFSRVIYGARISLWVGFFSVLGSVVFGTILGIVAGYYGRWVDAVISRIFDILLAFPSILLAIAIVAILGPSLQNALIAIAIINVPNFGRLVRSKVLSIKQEEYIMAARAVGMKDTRILFRHILPNSISPVIVQATLAIATAIIEAAALGFLGMGAQAPTPEWGKMLADSRNYITQAPWTLIFPGLAIMLTVLGFNLMGDGLRDALDPKMKQ
- a CDS encoding NUDIX hydrolase — encoded protein: MDIQKLINQINNRTPTILGSKNFSKYAVLLPLVQVKGEYHILFEVRSLQLRRQPGEVCFPGGRVDHSDEDERYTAVRETSEELGITENSIHHISQLDYMISPFGTIIYPFVGFIKNYEDIQVNPSEVEEIFTVPLSFLLQSKPEIFQVRYKIEPERDFPFHHIAGGEKYNWQLRNMEECFYYFEDKVIWGLTAKILKHFMEMIEESGEDLP